From a region of the Entelurus aequoreus isolate RoL-2023_Sb linkage group LG27, RoL_Eaeq_v1.1, whole genome shotgun sequence genome:
- the LOC133644028 gene encoding ras-like protein family member 11B: MRLIQNMTTIAECAAPQFSPANRAIKIAVIGGSGVGKTALVVRFLTRRFIGDYERNAGNLYSREIQVDGDNQVSLQVQDTPGAELTDQGIVLPDHVTWSIQWADAVVLVYSVTDRRSFDLLPQLHQLVAQTATNRGGGAAAPPVILLANKTDLLHLRRVDPQQGPLLAATLGCAFYEVSASEDYSQVHGAFHRLCCQLAKQPMAAPPPAPAEKKRSPLIPRPKSPNMQDLKRRFKQALSAKVRTVTSV; encoded by the exons ATGCGTCTCATCCAGAATATGACCACCATTGCGGAGTGTGCCGCCCCGCAGTTCTCGCCGGCTAACCGGGCTATCAAGATAGCAGTCATAGGGGGCAGTGGAGTGGGGAAAACAG CGCTGGTGGTGAGGTTTCTGACAAGGCGCTTCATTGGAGACTACGAGAGAAATGCCG gtaaccTGTACTCCAGGGAGATCCAAGTGGATGGAGACAACCAAGTCAGCCTGCAAGTCCAAGACACTCCAGGTGCAGAG TTGACCGACCAAGGCATCGTCCTTCCTGATCATGTGACCTGGTCCATCCAATGGGCCGACGCCGTGGTGCTGGTGTACTCCGTGACCGACCGCCGCAGCTTCGACTTGTTGCCCCAGTTGCACCAGCTTGTGGCCCAAACCGCCACCAACAGGGGAGGAGGCGCCGCCGCGCCGCCCGTCATCCTGCTGGCCAACAAGACCGACCTCCTGCACCTTAGGCGTGTGGACCCCCAGCAGGGGCCCCTACTGGCCGCCACGCTGGGCTGCGCCTTCTACGAGGTGTCGGCCAGCGAGGACTACAGCCAGGTGCACGGCGCCTTCCACCGGCTGTGCTGCCAGCTCGCCAAGCAGCCAATGGCCGCGCCGCCACCCGCCCCCGCCGAGAAGAAACGCTCGCCGCTCATCCCCAGGCCCAAGTCGCCCAACATGCAGGACCTGAAGAGGCGCTTCAAGCAGGCGCTGTCAGCCAAGGTCAGGACCGTGACCTCTGTGTGA